From the Musa acuminata AAA Group cultivar baxijiao chromosome BXJ3-7, Cavendish_Baxijiao_AAA, whole genome shotgun sequence genome, one window contains:
- the LOC135643636 gene encoding BAG family molecular chaperone regulator 1-like gives MMRRSGSEGGSSGGSAEEMWGEAAGWEMRPGGLLVQQRAPVPGRPPPPQVRVRISYGAARYDVSVSSVATFGELKKLLTADSGLQPAEQRLLYKGKQRGDTEYLDACGVKNRSKIVLVEDSTSLERRYTEMRKNARMQRAHRAVSTISLDVDKLADQVTTMEKYIRNGNKVAEVQITTLIELLMRQAIRLDSISAEGDASSQRNLQAKRVQKCVETLDVLKVSNTKLKPVVVTTKWETFDPPTTTQWEYFE, from the exons ATGATGCGGCGTTCGGGCTCGGAAGGGGGGTCGAGTGGGGGGTCGGCAGAGGAAATGTGGGGGGAGGCGGCGGGGTGGGAGATGAGGCCGGGAGGTTTGCTGGTCCAACAGCGGGCTCCGGTCCCCGGGAGACCGCCGCCGCCGCAGGTGCGTGTCCGAATCTCGTATGGCGCTGCCAGATACGACGTCTCCGTCTCCTCCGTCGCGACCTTCG GAGAATTGAAGAAGCTTCTGACGGCCGATTCAGGGTTGCAGCCTGCTGAGCAGAGGCTGCTTTACAAAGGGAAGCAGAGAGGCGACACCGAGTACCTTGATGCATGTGGTGTGAAGAACCGGTCTAAGATTGTGTTGGTTGAGGACTCGACAAGCTTGGAGAGAAGATATACTGAGATGCGCAAGAATGCAAGGATGCAAAGGGCCCACCGAGCCGTCTCCACCATTTCACTAGATGTTGACAAATTGGCAGATCAG GTTACTACCATGGAGAAATATATTAGAAATGGAAATAAAGTTGCTGAAGTACAGATCACAACATTAATAGAGTTGCTCATGAGACAAGCTATTAGACTGGATAGCATTTCCGCTGAGGGAGATGCTTCTTCCCAAAGAAATCTGCAG GCTAAAAGAGTACAAAAATGTGTTGAAACACTGGATGTGCTGAAAGTTTCCAACACCAAATTGAAGCCAGTGGTTGTGACAACAAAGTGGGAGACATTTGATCCACCAACTACAACACAATGGGAGTATTTTGAGTGA
- the LOC103990743 gene encoding E3 ubiquitin-protein ligase RGLG4 isoform X2 has protein sequence MGNVVARFLGCRPSFLDEEEQPTTKDEASKRSRRKQKYAYIPDNYTSIEQVTDALRDAGLESSNLILGIDFTGSNEWTGKRSFHDLSLHNISNHRLNPYQQAISIIGKVLASFDEDDLIPCFGFGDSTTKDQGVFSFRSDHSPCRGFEEVLRCYREIVPHLKLSGPTSFAPIVETAVDIAESSGGQYHVLVIIADGQVSRDPNKEPETIESIVRASAYPLSIVLVGVGDGPWDDMRKFDDRIPARDFDNFQFVNFTDIMGSNANAAEKEAAFALAALMEIPIQYKATVELGILGRETGKPKRRVPLPPPLPPS, from the exons ATGGGCAACGTGGTGGCTCGGTTTCTAGGATGCCGGCCCAGCTTCCTTGACGAGGAGGAGCAGCCGACGACCAAAGATGAAGCTTCCAAGAGGAGTCGACGGAAGCAGAAATACGCCTACATCCCTGACAACTACACCTCAATCGAACAG GTCACCGATGCCTTGAGAGACGCAGGTCTGGAGTCATCGAACCTCATACTGGGGATTGATTTCACCGGAAGCAACGAGTGGACAG GCAAACGTTCCTTCCACGACCTGAGCTTGCACAACATCAGCAACCACCGGTTGAATCCTTACCAGCAAGCGATCTCCATTATCGGGAAGGTTTTGGCCTCGTTCGATGAAGACGACCTGATTCCTTGCTTCGGATTCGGCGATT cgACCACCAAGGATCAAGGGGTGTTCAGCTTCCGCAGTGATCATTCGCCCTGCCGTGGATTCGAAGAAGTCTTGCGTTGCTACAGGGAGATTGTGCCACACTTAAAATTATCAG GGCCTACTTCCTTTGCACCGATCGTGGAGACCGCTGTCGACATTGCCGAGAGCAGTGGCGGGCAATATCATGTGCTGGTCATCATTGCAGACGGCCAG GTCTCCAGAGACCCCAACAAAGAACCGGAAACAATCGAGTCAATCGTGAGGGCAAG TGCTTATCCATTATCGATTGTGCTCGTTGGAGTTGGCGACGGACCATGGGATGACATGAGGAAGTTTGACGACAGGATCCCAGCGCGTGATTTCGACAATTTCcag TTCGTCAACTTCACTGATATCATGGGGAGCAATGCAAACGCAGCGGAGAAGGAAGCAGCCTTTGCCCTCGCTGCTCTCATGGAGATCCCCATCCAATACAAAGCGACGGTGGAGCTCGGCATTCTCGG ACGTGAGACAGGGAAGCCCAAGCGGCGCGTGCCGCTGCCTCCTCCGTTGCCGCCCAGCTGA
- the LOC103990743 gene encoding E3 ubiquitin-protein ligase RGLG5 isoform X1, with product MGNVVARFLGCRPSFLDEEEQPTTKDEASKRSRRKQKYAYIPDNYTSIEQVTDALRDAGLESSNLILGIDFTGSNEWTGKRSFHDLSLHNISNHRLNPYQQAISIIGKVLASFDEDDLIPCFGFGDCMASSSSAAVAWFGCDVSLLLLLLLPATTKDQGVFSFRSDHSPCRGFEEVLRCYREIVPHLKLSGPTSFAPIVETAVDIAESSGGQYHVLVIIADGQVSRDPNKEPETIESIVRASAYPLSIVLVGVGDGPWDDMRKFDDRIPARDFDNFQFVNFTDIMGSNANAAEKEAAFALAALMEIPIQYKATVELGILGRETGKPKRRVPLPPPLPPS from the exons ATGGGCAACGTGGTGGCTCGGTTTCTAGGATGCCGGCCCAGCTTCCTTGACGAGGAGGAGCAGCCGACGACCAAAGATGAAGCTTCCAAGAGGAGTCGACGGAAGCAGAAATACGCCTACATCCCTGACAACTACACCTCAATCGAACAG GTCACCGATGCCTTGAGAGACGCAGGTCTGGAGTCATCGAACCTCATACTGGGGATTGATTTCACCGGAAGCAACGAGTGGACAG GCAAACGTTCCTTCCACGACCTGAGCTTGCACAACATCAGCAACCACCGGTTGAATCCTTACCAGCAAGCGATCTCCATTATCGGGAAGGTTTTGGCCTCGTTCGATGAAGACGACCTGATTCCTTGCTTCGGATTCGGCGATTGtatggcctcctcctcctctgctgctGTCGCTTGGTTTGGATGTGATGTTtccctacttcttcttcttcttcttccagcgACCACCAAGGATCAAGGGGTGTTCAGCTTCCGCAGTGATCATTCGCCCTGCCGTGGATTCGAAGAAGTCTTGCGTTGCTACAGGGAGATTGTGCCACACTTAAAATTATCAG GGCCTACTTCCTTTGCACCGATCGTGGAGACCGCTGTCGACATTGCCGAGAGCAGTGGCGGGCAATATCATGTGCTGGTCATCATTGCAGACGGCCAG GTCTCCAGAGACCCCAACAAAGAACCGGAAACAATCGAGTCAATCGTGAGGGCAAG TGCTTATCCATTATCGATTGTGCTCGTTGGAGTTGGCGACGGACCATGGGATGACATGAGGAAGTTTGACGACAGGATCCCAGCGCGTGATTTCGACAATTTCcag TTCGTCAACTTCACTGATATCATGGGGAGCAATGCAAACGCAGCGGAGAAGGAAGCAGCCTTTGCCCTCGCTGCTCTCATGGAGATCCCCATCCAATACAAAGCGACGGTGGAGCTCGGCATTCTCGG ACGTGAGACAGGGAAGCCCAAGCGGCGCGTGCCGCTGCCTCCTCCGTTGCCGCCCAGCTGA
- the LOC103990742 gene encoding polyphenol oxidase, chloroplastic-like, which produces MAGLPYSAPHPATISASSNSFACPFRSKGLVFPYPTRRALHVRPNIACKAGEEHEIAAKVDRRDVLVGLGGLCGAAAGLGGFDKAALANPIQAPDLSKCGPADLPTGVPIVNCCPPYRPGAKIVDFKRPSPSSPLRVRPAAHLVDPEYLAKYKKAIELMKELPADDPRNFMQQADVHCAYCDGAYDQIGFPDLEIQVHNSWLFFPWHRLYLYFNERILGKLIGDDTFSLPFWNWDAPGGMMLPSIYADPSSPLYDKLRDAKHQPPVLVDLDYNGTDPTFPDAQQIDHNLKIMYRQVFSNGKTPLLFLGSAYRAGEQPNPGAGSVENMPHNNVHLWTGDRTQPNFENMGTFYAAARDPIFFAHHANIDRMWYLWKKLSRKHQDFNDSDWLKASFLFYDENADLVRVTVKDCLETDWLRYTYQDVKIPWVNARPTPKLAKARKAASRSLKATAEVQFPVTLESPVKVTVKRPKVGRSGKEKEDEEEILIVEGIEFDRDYFIKFDVFVNATEGDGITAGASEFAGSFVNVPHKHKHRKDENKLKTRLCLGITDLLEDIGAEDDDSVLVTIVPKAGKGKVSVGGLRIDFSK; this is translated from the coding sequence ATGGCCGGCCTTCCTTATTCGGCTCCTCACCCTGCCACCATCTCCGCTTCCTCCAACTCCTTTGCATGCCCCTTCCGCAGCAAGGGGCTTGTCTTCCCCTACCCTACCAGAAGAGCACTCCATGTTCGTCCCAACATCGCATGCAAGGCAGGCGAGGAGCACGAGATCGCTGCTAAGGTCGACCGACGCGACGTGCTCGTGGGCCTCGGTGGGCTCTGCGGAGCCGCCGCTGGCCTTGGCGGGTTCGATAAAGCCGCCCTCGCTAACCCCATTCAGGCCCCTGATCTCTCCAAGTGCGGCCCTGCCGACCTCCCCACCGGCGTGCCAATCGTCAACTGCTGCCCGCCCTACCGTCCCGGTGCGAAGATTGTGGATTTCAAGCGGCCGTCGCCGTCCTCCCCACTCCGCGTCCGCCCCGCCGCCCACTTGGTTGACCCCGAGTACCTGGCCAAGTACAAGAAGGCCATCGAGCTCATGAAGGAGCTCCCGGCCGATGACCCTCGCAACTTCATGCAGCAGGCCGACGTCCACTGCGCCTACTGCGACGGCGCTTACGACCAGATCGGCTTCCCCGACCTTGAGATCCAAGTCCACAACAGCTGGCTCTTCTTCCCCTGGCACCGCTTGTACCTCTACTTCAACGAGAGGATCCTCGGCAAGCTCATCGGCGACGACACCTTCTCGCTCCCTTTCTGGAACTGGGACGCACCCGGCGGAATGATGCTGCCTTCGATCTACGCCGATCCTTCGTCACCCCTCTACGACAAACTTCGCGACGCCAAGCACCAACCTCCTGTCCTTGTCGACCTCGACTACAATGGAACCGACCCAACCTTCCCCGACGCCCAGCAAATCGATCACAACCTCAAGATCATGTACCGCCAAGTCTTCTCCAACGGCAAGACGCCGTTGCTGTTCTTAGGCTCAGCTTACCGTGCCGGTGAACAGCCTAACCCTGGCGCGGGCTCCGTCGAGAACATGCCGCACAACAACGTGCACTTGTGGACCGGCGACCGCACCCAGCCCAACTTCGAGAACATGGGCACCTTCTACGCCGCGGCGCGCGACCCCATCTTCTTCGCCCACCACGCCAACATCGACCGCATGTGGTACCTGTGGAAGAAGCTCAGCAGGAAGCACCAGGACTTCAATGACTCGGACTGGCTCAAAGCTTCCTTCCTTTTCTACGACGAGAACGCCGACTTAGTTCGGGTCACGGTCAAGGACTGCTTGGAGACCGATTGGCTGCGCTACACGTACCAAGACGTGAAGATCCCATGGGTGAACGCCCGACCGACTCCCAAGCTCGCCAAGGCGAGGAAAGCCGCCAGCAGATCGCTGAAAGCCACCGCGGAGGTGCAGTTCCCTGTGACGCTGGAATCCCCGgtcaaagtgacggtgaagaggCCCAAGGTGGGGAGGAGCGGcaaggagaaggaagatgaggaggagatacTCATAGTGGAGGGGATCGAGTTCGACCGCGACTACTTCATCAAGTTCGACGTCTTCGTGAACGCGACGGAGGGCGACGGCATCACGGCCGGGGCCAGCGAGTTCGCCGGCAGCTTCGTGAACGTCCCGCACAAGCACAAGCACCGCAAGGATGAGAATAAGCTGAAGACGAGGCTGTGTCTGGGAATCACCGACCTTCTCGAGGACATCGGCGCGGAGGACGACGACAGCGTGCTCGTCACCATCGTGCCGAAGGCAGGCAAAGGAAAGGTGTCCGTCGGCGGTCTTCGGATTGACTTTTCCAAGTGA
- the LOC103990731 gene encoding probable receptor-like protein kinase At1g30570 → MTFLGLLFLGLASFSFGTGNAQANSFLVDCGSNYSTTDANGRKWVGDSSGDGFSLSYPGTTASTSTVEENSVYQSLYKTARIFDTPSHYGFNVSSGSYCLRLHFYPFSFVNLNVNDSVFDVTANELKLVSKFNVPAEISCRSTTNNSVITSLVKEYFLYISSSELQIRFVPNSGSFAFVNAMEVFEIHNNLFVDSVNRVGSKEKVPLSMNDLGIETMYRLNVGGPALEPSKDRDLWRTWEPDDGFMFSVNAATAISSTSKISYSSVNDSSIAPLLVYETARIMSDNEVVEKRFNVSWRFDIDPNFDYLVRLHFCELIYDKQNQRIFRIYINNKTAAEEYDVFMRAGGMNKAYHEDYVDIVPQQIDTLWLQLGPDSSIGALGIDAILNGVEIFKLSRNGNLAHVSERIGTGGEGFGTKRTKSKVLWAATGGIISVVTISMACVFYCHRIQKRKADGVKENPPGWHPLFLHETIASTTNAGTSKLPLINDGLAASYRLGRRFTLAEIKAATSNFDDSLVIGTGGFGKVYKGEIDDGIPVAVKRGNPQSQQGLAEFETEIEMLSKLRHRHLVAMIGYCEEQREMILVYEYMANGTLRSHLYGTALPALSWKQRVDACIGAARGLHYLHTGADRGIIHRDVKTTNILLDENFVAKMADFGLSRAGPSLDQTHVSTAVKGSFGYLDPEYFRRQQLTQKSDVYSFGVVLFEVVCARPVINPSLPKDQINLAEWALRWQRQRSLESIVDPRLAGDYSLESLKKFGEIAEKCLADDGKNRPTMGEVLWHLEYVLHLHEAYRKSGDGDSFGSGELGFADMSFSLPFVREGDEEPFP, encoded by the coding sequence ATGACGTTTCTTGGGCTTCTTTTTCTGGGTCTTGCATCATTTTCTTTTGGAACTGGAAATGCTCAAGCGAACAGCTTTCTGGTCGATTGTGGTTCTAATTATAGCACCACTGATGCTAATGGTAGGAAATGGGTTGGAGATTCTTCCGGTGATGGTTTTTCCCTGAGCTATCCTGGAACTACTGCATCGACTTCCACAGTGGAAGAAAACTCCGTTTACCAGTCCTTGTATAAGACTGCTAGAATATTTGATACTCCATCTCACTATGGCTTCAATGTGTCTTCTGGGAGTTACTGCTTGAGGCTTCATTTCTACCCCTTCTCGTTTGTAAATTTGAATGTCAATGATTCAGTGTTTGATGTAACCGCGAACGAGCTCAAGTTGGTTTCTAAGTTCAATGTGCCGGCAGAAATCTCATGTCGGAGCACCACAAACAACTCGGTCATTACTTCCCTGGTGAAAGAGTACTTCCTTTACATCAGTTCAAGTGAACTGCAAATTCGGTTTGTACCGAACTCAGGGTCATTTGCATTTGTCAATGCCATGGAGGTTTTCGAAATACACAACAACTTGTTTGTTGACTCTGTCAACAGAGTAGGCAGCAAGGAGAAGGTTCCTTTGAGTATGAATGACCTTGGAATTGAGACGATGTACCGGTTAAATGTTGGAGGGCCGGCACTTGAGCCAAGCAAAGATCGAGATCTGTGGAGAACATGGGAGCCGGATGATGGATTTATGTTTTCTGTGAATGCTGCTACTGCAATTAGTAGTACATCCAAGATAAGCTATTCATCAGTTAATGACTCTTCGATTGCACCTCTATTGGTTTATGAGACAGCCAGAATAATGTCTGATAATGAAGTTGTTGAGAAGAGATTCAATGTCTCATGGAGGTTTGACATAGATCCCAACTTTGACTACTTGGTCCGGTTGCACTTCTGTGAGTTGATCTATGACAAGCAAAACCAGAGAATTTTCAGAATCTACATCAATAATAAAACTGCGGCAGAAGAATACGATGTGTTTATGCGAGCAGGAGGGATGAACAAAGCCTACCATGAAGACTATGTTGATATTGTACCACAGCAGATAGACACCCTTTGGCTTCAGCTAGGGCCTGATTCATCGATAGGTGCTTTGGGTATTGATGCGATCCTCAACGGTGTGGAGATCTTCAAGCTCAGCAGGAATGGAAATTTAGCTCATGTTTCAGAGAGGATTGGTACTGGTGGGGAAGGATTTGGTACAAAGAGGACAAAAAGTAAAGTTCTTTGGGCAGCCACCGGTGGTATTATTTCTGTGGTTACCATTTCCATGGCATGTGTTTTTTATTGCCACCGAAttcagaaaaggaaagcagatggTGTTAAGGAGAATCCTCCTGGTTGGCATCCGCTTTTCCTTCATGAGACAATTGCAAGCACCACAAATGCTGGCACATCCAAACTGCCTTTGATCAATGATGGTTTAGCAGCTTCTTATAGGCTTGGTAGAAGATTCACTTTAGCAGAAATTAAAGCTGCGACAAGCAACTTTGACGATTCCTTGGTCATCGGAACTGGAGGCTTTGGCAAGGTCTACAAAGGTGAGATTGATGACGGGATACCGGTTGCTGTGAAGCGAGGAAATCCACAGTCGCAGCAGGGCCTAGCAGAATTTGAAACAGAGATCGAAATGCTGTCAAAGCTTCGGCATCGGCATCTCGTCGCGATGATCGGTTACTGTGAGGAGCAAAGAGAGATGATTTTGGTTTATGAGTACATGGCAAATGGGACACTTCGAAGCCATCTCTATGGCACTGCTCTTCCAGCTTTATCATGGAAACAGCGGGTTGATGCATGCATTGGTGCAGCACGCGGTCTACACTATCTTCACACTGGTGCAGACAGGGGTATTATCCACCGAGATGTCAAGACAACAAACATTTTGTTAGACGAGAACTTTGTTGCAAAGATGGCCGACTTTGGGTTGTCAAGAGCTGGTCCCTCTTTGGATCAGACCCATGTGAGTACTGCAGTGAAAGGGAGTTTTGGTTACCTTGATCCTGAATATTTTCGGAGGCAGCAGTTAACCCAAAAATCAGATGTGTATTCCTTTGGAGTTGTGCTCTTTGAAGTTGTTTGTGCGCGTCCAGTGATAAACCCAAGTTTGCCGAAGGATCAAATAAACCTGGCTGAATGGGCACTGCGATGGCAAAGGCAACGGTCACTTGAGTCGATTGTGGATCCCAGATTGGCAGGAGATTACTCTCTGGAGTCTCTGAAGAAGTTTGGAGAGATTGCAGAGAAATGTCTGGCAGATGATGGAAAGAACAGACCTACGATGGGGGAGGTACTTTGGCACTTGGAATATGTCTTGCACCTGCACGAGGCATACAGGAAGAGCGGAGATGGGGATTCTTTTGGGAGCGGTGAGTTGGGATTCGCAGATATGTCTTTCTCACTCCCATTTGTCCGAGAAGGAGATGAGGAACCTTTTCCGTAG
- the LOC135643562 gene encoding large ribosomal subunit protein mL54-like produces the protein MSRMRFSRGISITNKAAQLVGVRGFAIASGKGKKGPKGGASDAPKASLMSHEVKSTTVVGANILKDGTDPKIMPDSEYPDWLWRLLDKRPTLSELRRKDSESLPFEDLKRFVKLDNRARIEGNNAARAKN, from the coding sequence ATGAGTCGCATGAGGTTTTCAAGGGGAATCAGCATCACTAACAAGGCTGCTCAATTGGTGGGTGTGAGAGGGTTCGCAATAGCTAGTGGCAAGGGAAAGAAGGGCCCGAAAGGTGGCGCTAGTGATGCGCCTAAAGCTTCACTTATGAGCCATGAAGTAAAGAGCACGACAGTCGTTGGAGCCAATATCCTCAAGGATGGTACTGATCCGAAGATAATGCCCGATTCTGAGTACCCAGACTGGCTGTGGCGCTTGCTAGACAAACGCCCAACGCTGAGTGAACTGCGGCGGAAGGACTCGGAATCTCTCCCATTTGAAGACCTTAAACGCTTCGTGAAGCTGGATAACCGTGCCCGAATCGAGGGAAACAATGCTGCCAGAGCTAAAAATTGA